In the genome of Cardiocondyla obscurior isolate alpha-2009 unplaced genomic scaffold, Cobs3.1 scaffold88_0_59476, whole genome shotgun sequence, one region contains:
- the LOC139113003 gene encoding uncharacterized protein produces the protein MSQKEVQSLPSQGGRILRDRRGGSAVPAPAMSSSNYGQSSACSAGVLVDNAPAMNEARSDQEDRGPSSLLEEEMDKRAAPHTDTDGEYLKLPRLIGMEVVKKARKKGGPKSRTRPNAARKTNQPSTSAVLFGTVRPVAGSPPPNAPTETCPTTATEDDARSAPQQTSADDANLDEDRDTDIINLDSSDATDVSIRTTASGASKRSRRRNRESDAKARRVMARADRSLSSSEENFFENIFEEKKKKRGRPIITGKGVEVLAIKEKTKELQSIKDEIKLMKQIAEGGYDPSDYKGKRRSQMAERIEQESAGLPVQAMAAEILQTAKKIEEVAVKSSNLKGGFVRILREAALKIEINADAMTRKVLPMQSTDAQEVEQLRAEVKQLREELDRVRSTAMKSSVSGNNQVRDEPMEMDTGAESSHVPAPPSVTLPPREEWPPAIRPPVQGKSRILTDDDEETLKSKNTALRRKTANKDKGLEDLIDGKLAVFAKMMQTQMRDMMSTITEQLAPRTSSDGARKNAPVAPAPKSGDQGRPVPDKGDKREKAARKEKTENHRSKTFTSTERPPINKQATSGGKPTNAGPSSRESKVPEKLASRSTDKETWSQVVGRKARKKAKQMPKPTAVPSSASTNALQKKKEKKNAPGIRSNKPGKKKRRRIPRTSAVVLSAPSGDYDKLMAEVRSKIKLAEVGIQEKVTIRATATGALLIQISGSENDCKADALAASMKQVLANKENVKISRPIITGELRIWPLEPSITKEEVIEEVASKGACQPKDIQTGALRQLAGNMGSLWLKLPLAAAKKVATGGTLSVGWTRVKVILLDPRPIRCFKCLERGHTRETCPSPTDRSNKCYRCGGDGHVARVCKASPRCPICADIGRKNDHVLGSKACTTQKRKGKPVDRTRESCPAGQAAMEVEANLCHSRAAQDLFLHTLAESGCTLGVISEPHRIPENHPSWIEDYTGTAAITWRWWRGAPPCAPIGRGRRFVAVHWGPVAVIGTYLPPSGSLQEYEEWLEEIGIFLDGLRPLPIILAGDFNAWSRVWGSRQTNRRGQILEEWAAAKDLVLLNKGRVPTCVRPQGESIIDLTWATPAAASMVRKWEVATDLEHLSDHRYILLKLGARGDSSVRANTCSIEKRWAYKKIKEDIFKASLETSCWSKESSDDFALSNVQGQTKWLIEAVTDACNASMPIVRRNPRRSAYWWDDNIAELRKEATRRRRIVTRSRKNSPDRASALSNYKEARAVLRVAIRKAKAEAWEKLISDLDQDPWGLAYKIVTKKLRPPAPSVTETLDPSFVREIVDALFPKASLDTGASDFVPNPSLSEDSEVIQAIEEDEFLLAVKKCTKGNTAPGPDGLLKKVWALALQVIGSDLRGLLNRCLQESVFPRQWKRAKLVLLKKKGKEDGSPSSYRPICLLDEAGKLLERIIVNRLVQHLSETGPNLSPVQYGFREGLSTVDAILRVKSLSEDITSQGGVALTISIDISNAFNSLPWEAIMRSLQRHGVPEYLRTLIGRYFEDRSISYINREGRLIRRPLYRGVPQGSVLGPLLWNLGYNAVLNTALPPGCHLVCYADDTLIIAGGCDWSEARNRAEIAAQAIFMAIKKIGLKAAPEKTEAIWFHGKSKEIGNPPNYVIRVDTAFITPGPTVKYLGLFLDGQWAFREHFAVIAERVKSSATALRGILPNLGGPGGAARRLYINTVRAVAMYGAPVWAENLSVSRGGRILFEKAFHPATVRASRAYRTVSRASAAVLAGAPPLDLTALEHHRVFTGLRKYEQRFGVRPTLAIKKRFRQINHAKTIQAWRARLRLQFKTEGGRVIGAIEPVLSEWMERKHKELSFHATQLLSGHGCFASYLCRIGKENSERCHHCGAPKDDAQHTLERCPAWNDERNSLVRQTGADLSLAAIMPKILESDEAWQALIAFCSRIMRQKEDAERARRGQPTAGTSTVPSASLITRGAALRPSTNTGSQPVTGACRARRVGEDSDVSLDMSGSSKSGSRKRGRPPTTGDYVGLAAAKLRVVEADRRLADLEEKRNILDPCTPLPPKIRETAEETVEHYLEELKNAPTGDILSQAFQDVEQVLRVSSVSKGLKGTLAKALKTSACRVRAGVTILSTRNITTAGEGQGSELLILSKELEQARREIKNLREESHFRPSRSVGQSGWTQREERGQVFGQSHVATSTQEERRYAKSPLRGTFRTRERPPTGATASNGEEEEGEEEEAAEHRGHYCHLPCGQIHGGPQARQV, from the exons ATGTCGCAGAAAGAAGTTCAGTCTCTACCGTCTCAGGGGGGTCGGATCCTCAGAGACCGGCGTGGTGGGAGTGCCGTCCCGGCTCCTGCCATGTCGTCATCGAACTACGGGCAATCCAGCGCCTGCTCCGCAGGGGTGCTGGTGGACAATGCGCCTGCGATGAATGAAGCTCGATCTGACCAGGAAGATCGAGGTCCTTCTTCTCTCTTAGAGGAAGAAATGGACAAGAGGGCCGCTCCACACACGGACACCGATGGAGAATACTTGAAACTTCCCAGACTTATCGGAATGGAAGTTGTCAAAAAAGCAAGGAAGAAGGGGGGCCCTAAAAGTAGGACACGACCCAACGCGGCAAGAAAGACGAATCAGCCGTCGACATCAGCGGTTCTTTTCGGCACCGTTCGACCGGTTGCAGGTTCTCCTCCACCGAACGCGCCGACGGAAACTTGCCCAACGACAGCAACAGAAGATGACGCCCGAAGCGCGCCGCAGCAAACGTCAGCGGACGACGCAAACTTGGACGAAGACAGGGATACGGACATCATTAACCTGGACTCATCTGACGCTACGGACGTCTCCATACGCACTACGGCATCTGGAGCGTCCAAAAGATCAAGAAGAAGGAATCGCGAAAGTGACGCTAAAGCCCGCCGCGTGATGGCGCGCGCGGatcgctctctctcttcttcggAAGAAAACTTCTTCGAAAACATTTtcgaggaaaagaagaagaaacgtggACGCCCAATAATAACTGGGAAAGGCGTTGAAGTATTAGCCATCAAGGAAAAGACCAAGGAGCTTCAGTCTATCAAGGACGAGATCAAGCTCATGAAACAGATTGCGGAGGGCGGATACGACCCATCCGATTATAAAGGGAAACGTCGCTCCCAAATGGCAGAGAGGATAGAGCAGGAATCTGCCGGTTTGCCAGTACAGGCCATGGCGGCAGAGATCTTGCAAACAGCAAAGAAAATAGAGGAGGTTGCTGTGAAATCTAGCAACTTAAAGGGCGGCTTTGTACGTATCCTGAGGGAAGCCGCCCTTAAGATAGAAATAAACGCGGATGCAATGACGCGTAAGGTGTTGCCGATGCAAAGCACGGATGCTCAAGAGGTCGAGCAGTTAAGGGCTGAGGTTAAGCAACTACGCGAAGAATTAGACAGAGTCCGCTCTACTGCGATGAAGTCTTCTGTATCTGGAAATAATCAAGTTAGGGACGAGCCTATGGAGATGGACACTGGAGCTGAATCAAGCCATGTTCCAGCCCCTCCGTCTGTTACGCTTCCACCCCGGGAGGAGTGGCCACCGGCGATTAGACCGCCAGTACAAGGCAAATCGCGGATACttaccgacgacgacgaagaaactTTAAAAAGCAAGAATACAGCTCTTCGTCGCAAAACGGCCAACAAGGATAAAGGCTTAGAAGATCTTATTGATGGCAAGCTAGCGGTGTTTGCCAAAATGATGCAGACCCAAATGAGGGACATGATGTCCACAATTACGGAGCAGCTTGCTCCCAGGACCTCTTCTGACGGGGCCCGGAAAAACGCCCCCGTGGCACCGGCCCCGAAGAGCGGTGATCAGGGACGCCCGGTTCCCGACAAAGGAGATAAGAGAGAGAAGGCTGCTAGGAAGGAAAAGACCGAAAACCATAGGTCTAAGACCTTTACCTCCACTGAGCGGCCGCCTATCAATAAACAGGCGACTTCAGGGGGAAAGCCGACAAATGCTGGTCCCTCGTCTCGAGAAAGCAAAGTCCCCGAGAAACTCGCATCCCGCTCCACAGATAAAGAGACTTGGTCTCAGGTAGTGGGACGTAAAGCGAGAAAAAAGGCCAAACAGATGCCAAAGCCCACGGCTGTTCCTTCATCTGCATCTACCAACGCGTTgcagaagaagaaagagaagaagaatgCTCCTGGGATTCGATCTAATAAAcctggaaagaaaaagaggagaagaatTCCTAGAACTTCGGCAGTTGTCCTCTCCGCGCCAAGTGGAGACTATGATAAATTAATGGCCGAAGTCAGGTCAAAAATCAAGTTAGCCGAAGTAGGAATACAAGAAAAGGTGACTATTCGCGCTACGGCGACTGGCGCCTTGTTAATACAAATTTCAGGGTCTGAAAATGATTGCAAAGCCGATGCCCTGGCTGCTTCAATGAAGCAAGTCCTTGCTAACAAGGAGAATGTAAAAATCTCTCGTCCCATCATAACGGGAGAACTACGAATATGGCCTCTGGAGCCATCCATCACAAAAGAGGAGGTCATCGAAGAAGTGGCGAGCAAAGGAGCCTGCCAGCCTAAAGATATACAGACTGGAGCTCTGCGACAGTTAGCTGGTAACATGGGCAGCCTTTGGTTGAAGCTCCCACTGGCAGCTGCCAAAAAAGTAGCCACGGGAGGCACTCTAAGCGTGGGATGGACAAGGGTTAAAGTGATTCTTCTTGACCCACGACCTATTAGGTGTTTCAAGTGCCTGGAAAGAGGCCACACCCGCGAGACTTGTCCGAGCCCCACAGACAGATCGAACAAGTGTTATAGATGTGGTGGCGACGGACATGTAGCTAGAGTCTGCAAGGCTTCCCCGCGATGTCCCATTTGTGCCGACATAGGCAGAAAAAATGATCACGTTTTGGGCAGTAAAGCTTGTACCACCCAAAAACGAAAAGGGAAACCGGTGGATAGGACTAGAGAATCTTGTCCTGCCGGACAGGCAGCAATGGAGGTCGAG GCCAATTTATGTCACTCCCGTGCAGCGCAAGATCTCTTCTTGCACACGCTCGCGGAGAGTGGATGCACACTTGGGGTAATTTCAGAGCCCCATCGTATTCCGGAAAACCATCCTTCCTGGATAGAAGATTATACGGGGACAGCCGCAATAACGTGGCGATGGTGGCGAGGAGCTCCGCCTTGCGCACCAATTGGCCGAGGTCGACGTTTTGTTGCGGTGCATTGGGGCCCGGTCGCGGTAATCGGCACATACTTACCCCCGTCGGGATCCTTGCAGGAGTACGAAGAATGGTTGGAAGAAATCGGAATCTTCCTGGACGGACTTCGACCACTCCCCATCATCTTAGCAGGCGATTTCAACGCCTGGTCGAGAGTCTGGGGCTCTCGCCAGACAAATAGAAGAGGCCAAATCCTCGAAGAATGGGCGGCGGCAAAAGACCTTGTACTGCTCAACAAGGGAAGAGTTCCGACATGTGTGCGGCCGCAGGGAGAGTCTATTATAGACTTAACGTGGGCCACCCCTGCGGCCGCAAGTATGGTCCGAAAATGGGAAGTGGCCACGGACCTCGAGCATCTCTCGGATCACagatatattttgttaaagcTCGGGGCCCGTGGTGACTCGTCTGTAAGAGCAAACACGTGCTCCATCGAAAAAAGATGGGCTTATAAGAAGATCAAGGAAGACATTTTCAAGGCCTCTCTAGAGACCTCCTGCTGGAGCAAAGAGAGCTCCGATGACTTTGCCCTGTCTAATGTTCAGGGGCAGACGAAGTGGCTGATAGAGGCTGTGACAGATGCCTGCAATGCATCTATGCCAATAGTGCGAAGAAATCCTCGTCGTTCCGCCTATTGGTGGGACGACAACATAGCGGAACTACGTAAGGAAGCTACACGGCGACGCAGGATTGTAACGCGTAGTCGCAAGAATTCACCAGATAGAGCGTCCGCTTTGAGTAATTATAAGGAGGCAAGAGCTGTCCTTCGTGTAGCCATCCGCAAGGCTAAAGCGGAGGCCTGGGAGAAGCTGATCTCCGATTTAGATCAAGACCCATGGGGCTTGGCGTATAAAATTGTGACCAAAAAACTTAGGCCACCAGCCCCATCGGTCACGGAGACACTAGATCCAAGTTTCGTTCGAGAGATAGTTGACGCTCTGTTTCCCAAAGCCTCTTTGGATACAGGGGCAAGCGACTTTGTCCCAAATCCGTCGCTCAGTGAAGACAGCGAAGTAATACAGGCAATTGAGGAAGATGAGTTTCTTCTTGCGGTGAAAAAATGCACAAAGGGCAACACTGCACCCGGTCCTGATGGACTGCTGAAAAAAGTCTGGGCCCTGGCTTTGCAGGTGATCGGAAGCGACCTTAGAGGTCTTTTGAATAGATGCTTGCAGGAGAGTGTCTTTCCCAGACAGTGGAAGAGGGCAAAACTCGTTTTATTAAAGAAGAAGGGCAAGGAAGACGGATCTCCATCCTCTTACCGTCCAATTTGCCTGCTGGACGAAGCGGGAAAACTCTTGGAGAGGATAATTGTCAACCGTCTTGTTCAGCACTTGTCGGAAACGGGCCCCAATCTAAGCCCCGTGCAGTACGGCTTTCGGGAAGGACTTTCAACTGTCGACGCTATATTACGCGTAAAATCCCTCTCAGAAGATATAACTTCCCAGGGGGGGGTAGCTCTTACTATATCAATTGACATTTCCAACGCGTTCAACTCCCTCCCCTGGGAGGCCATCATGCGGTCACTTCAACGCCACGGAGTACCGGAGTACTTGCGGACTTTAATAGGCAGGTACTTTGAGGACAGGAGTATCTCGTATATAAATCGAGAAGGGCGGCTCATCAGAAGGCCGTTATATCGCGGAGTGCCTCAAGGCTCCGTCCTGGGTCCACTCCTTTGGAATTTAGGATATAATGCAGTACTAAACACAGCGTTACCCCCCGGCTGTCACTTAGTTTGCTACGCAGACGACACTTTGATTATAGCCGGGGGATGTGATTGGTCAGAGGCGCGCAACAGAGCCGAGATTGCGGCTCAAGCCATCTTTATGGCCATTAAGAAGATTGGTCTTAAGGCAGCGCCTGAAAAAACTGAAGCCATTTGGTTCCATGGCAAAAGTAAAGAGATTGGTAATCCGCCAAATTATGTTATTCGCGTTGATACGGCGTTTATAACTCCGGGGCCCACCGTCAAATACTTAGGATTATTTTTAGATGGACAATGGGCCTTCCGGGAACACTTTGCAGTAATTGCAGAGCGAGTAAAGTCCAGTGCGACCGCTCTCAGAGGAATTCTCCCAAACTTGGGAGGACCTGGCGGAGCAGCCAGGCGTTTATATATTAACACGGTGCGTGCGGTGGCTATGTACGGTGCGCCCGTGTGGGCGGAAAATCTATCTGTAAGTAGGGGAGGCCGTATTCTCTTTGAAAAGGCTTTTCACCCTGCCACCGTCAGGGCCTCACGGGCCTATCGAACTGTTTCGCGGGCGTCGGCTGCGGTACTTGCAGGTGCCCCGCCCTTGGATTTAACGGCCCTAGAGCACCACCGCGTATTTACCGGACTCCGGAAATATGAGCAACGTTTCGGTGTACGCCCAACTTTAGCGATTAAGAAGAGATTTAGGCAGATAAACCATGCCAAGACAATTCAAGCATGGCGTGCACGTTTGCGTCTACAATTCAAGACGGAAGGAGGTAGAGTTATCGGCGCCATAGAGCCGGTCTTAAGTGAATGGATGGAGAGAAAGCATAAAGAGCTCTCTTTCCATGCGACACAGTTACTGTCAGGACACGGATGCTTTGCATCGTACTTATGTCGCATCGGTAAGGAGAATTCTGAGAGGTGTCACCACTGCGGGGCACCTAAAGACGATGCCCAACACACGTTGGAACGATGCCCCGCGTGGAATGATGAGCGGAATTCGCTCGTAAGACAGACAGGTGCAGACTTGTCTCTAGCTGCAATAATGCCTAAAATATTAGAATCCGACGAAGCATGGCAAGCATTAATTGCCTTCTGCAGTCGCATAATGCGACAAAAAGAAGATGCAGAGAGAGCAAGAAGAGGGCAGCCGACGGCTGGAACATCAACTGTACCCTCTGCCTCTCTAATTACAAGAGGAGCGGCCCTTAGGCCGTCTACAAACACGGGCAGCCAGCCCGTCACAGGCGCctgtcgtgcgcgccgggttgGAG AGGACTCAGACGTCTCGTTAGACATGTCCGGATCGTCTAAATCCGGATCGCGAAAAAGAGGGCGTCCCCCTACAACCGGGGATTATGTTGGCTTGGCGGCTGCCAAGCTAAGAGTAGTGGAGGCGGATCGGAGACTGGCGGATCTCGAGGAGAAAAGGAATATCCTCGACCCCTGCACGCCCTTGCCGCCCAAAATTAGAGAGACGGCGGAGGAAACGGTGGAGCATTATTTAGAAGAGCTCAAAAATGCTCCAACCGGGGACATTTTGTCCCAAGCGTTCCAAGACGTGGAACAAGTCTTGAGGGTCTCCAGCGTCTCCAAAGGACTCAAGGGAACGCTGGCGAAGGCCCTCAAGACATCGGCCTGTCGCGTCCGCGCTGGAGTGACCATCCTCTCCACGCGGAATATAACAACAGCCGGAGAGGGACAAGGATCCGAGCTCCTTATATTATCCAAGGAGCTCGAACAAGCGCGCAGGGAGATTAAAAACCTGCGCGAGGAG AGCCACTTCCGCCCCAGCCGAAGCGTGGGCCAAAGTGGTTGGACgcaaagagaggagagaggcCAGGTCTTTGGCCAATCCCACGTCGCGACCTCCACCCAAGAAGAGCGGAGGTACGCCAAAAGCCCCCTAAGAGGGACCTTCAGGACGCGGGAGAGACCGCCAACCGGCGCAACCGCCTCCAACGGCGAAGAAGAGGAAGGGGAAGAAGAGGAAGCCGCCGAACACCGCGGCCATTACTGTCACCTGCCCTGCGGGCAGATACACGGAGGTCCTCAAGCTCGCCAAGTCTAA